The Setaria viridis chromosome 9, Setaria_viridis_v4.0, whole genome shotgun sequence sequence TCATGTATAACTGCAGGAAGTGAAATTGAATAATTTAGAAGGCCACAGGTTTGGCATCTAACTTTATGAGACAGTCATCAGATACACGAAGAGGCCTTTCCTTGTGTGGACGACTTTCAATCTGCAAATCCATTAAAAAACAGAGCACGCACAGTTTATTATTTCTACAGAATGCATGCGAGTTACAAGACAAGGTTGTTGGCCAGACCTTTGTGAGGTTGATTTCCCTCAGTGCGAATACAGCAAGTGCTTTGAAGAGCTGCCCAGGTCCTTCTTCTAGTGAAAAGACTATGCTAGTCTGAAAAAAAAGACCATACAACAGATCAGCTGGGTTGTCATAAGGTGAGGGTCGGATCCAAGCAGCTAAAATAAAGATGGAAAAGAGTTTGCAGAATAATTTGTACCTTGAAGGGTTTATCGGTGCGAGGTATGATGGGTTCTCGAGCTAGCATCATAAAACGGGTGACATTATCTTTGTCGTCCTAAAGAAAGTGATAGACTAATGTTGAGAACAAATAGAACATTTTctgttattttattattttagcaTGAACTCACTGTACCTGAATATTCTCAGCAAGAACGTCCAGTCCATACAATTTAGCAGCCAATGAACTAGCAATAGCACCAGTGTCCTGGAGCATTTGTTCTGCAACAAACTAAGAAAGAAGAGTCCTGTTATGATTAAAGACAGAGAGTTCACTTGAAGAGTAACTGAAATCACATTCTgtctcaaaagtcaaaacagaAGTTGCTAAAAGAGAATGAGGAAAACAGAGATATGTGCATTAGAAGGTGAATCTTCCAGGTGAAGAAAACATCACTCTACCTTTGCTGCACCAGCTGTGTCATCAACAGCTTCTCTGTGCTCAATTCCTAACCCTGTCAATGTGTGCTCACATTGTGCAAGAGCCTAAGAATAAAAAGAATGATATGTTGGCAAGTTTACATCCACAAAAAAAAGGATAAATAGTATTAATGCCAGATCAACCAAGCTGTTCACCTGGGGATGACTCATAGCACTTTTAAGGTTTTCAATCTCCACACCAGGATTGGCTAACAAGCAATGACGAACTGCAAGGCGAACTTCTCCAACAATGTGCAAACTATGCCGAAGCAAAAGGTCATAGTTCCGATGTATACTACCTCCCAATGAATTCTCAAGTGGCAGTACAGCCCTATCAGCCACCCAGTTTTGAACAGCCTGTCAAAGGAACATACATATAAAATCTGTCGTATCTATTCCCTGCGCTACAACACCTTATTCTATGTATTGAAACAAAATGGCAAAATAGAAATACTAAGCATCAATTGTTATTGTATTTACATTAGATATTAACCTCTCTTCCAAAATAACAATTGGTTTTAGAGAAAGTAGATTCTGTTACATAAAAAACCTACAATTGTTAAAGAGGTGCTCCCCTAATAAGATCAGATACACAGGTTTTGGTCATTTCTGGAAGTACAATTAAATCATTATGAACAAAATTTGCTGCCAAGAGATTTTCCCCCCAACACAACACTGTTCAAATAAAGCAACAACATACGCATATAGTGTGCTAGTGCGACTAATTATTGTGTTCAACTAAAGCAACATGGAACCAGTCCAATAGAGTGCCAGTATTTCAATTTCTTGATGCATTTCATAAAACAAAACATTTAACCATTTCCAATTTGATGTCCTTCTTCCGGAACCGCAATATGAATCAGCAAAATGAATAGGATAAATGTTCCAACAAGCAACGCCCGTAGCTACCTGAAATGCAGTATCGAAGTGCTCGCAGGGCACAGTCTCACAATTCGGGTATGCCTTCCTTGCTGCCGCCTCACTGTACGCCCCAGGGCAGCCCTGAATCAGACACCAGAACCAAACTCAAACTCCCATTAACATTTTTGGAGACACACACAGGCACAGAGGGAAATACGAAGGAAACTGAAACAGCAGACGCGTTTAGTCGAGCACCTGGTAAGCAACCTTGAGCCCCTTTCCATTCACTTCCATGACGTCCGCACTTGTGAGCGGCCCTGAACACaattgaaaataaaatagaataaATCCACAAGCAGCTAACGCGGAATCAAGTGATTAATCAAACCCAGAATCAGCTGACGCAAGCGCCACCGCGCCTGAGAAACTTACGACGCAGCCAGTGGGGATCGCGGGCGCCGGGGACGGTGAGGCCGGAGACAggcacgggcgggcggcgcagcCCGTTAACGTCCACAGACTCGACGCCGTCCACCACCGTCCCCCGCGGTGGCGAGGTGGgagagatggagatggagttgGGTTTGGAGCTGTCAccgttggcggcggcgctgcattTCAGGGtgagggcggggcggcgggaggaCGGGGAGGTGGCGGAGTGGCCTCGGGCCCGGGCCGGGAGGAAGGGGAGCCGGAGGCAGGCCGTGggcgccattgccgccgccgcgctgcgcgCGCAAGGGTTATACAGCTGCTCGCCGGCTTCGCAGTTGCTCACACACGAGACGAGAGGCAGCGGAGCCAAGGCGTggagattttcttcttttcccggCTCGGTAATGCCCTAGGCTGAACGGTGTGTGCGCTGTGCGCACGTGCTTTTCGTTCTCGGGCTCACGCCGCCGACACAGGGACCGGACCTTGCGTTTGCGTATCCCGTTttgccctctctctctcgcgccggccccccgccccccccccccccccccaacccccccGGGGGGGTCGCGAGGAAGAGAGACAACTGGGCTGACCATTTAGTACGGCCCGCAACATAATAAGCCAGTCTTAGCCCGGCCCAACAGTTGGAGAGATCGTCCAGCTTTCCAGTGTTTGATGATGCAGGGGGAccctttttccaaaaaaaaaaatgatgcaggGATCTGCTCTTAATACTAGGAGCCATGGAGCATGTATgaccctgttcgcttcagcttattcagctggcttatcagtcaccaaacagtatttttctcttatAATAAATTAgccatttcaacttttcagTCGACTTGTAAGCTGATACAATATACAGAACCTGAAAGTTTTAAAAAGAGAATTCATCATTGGAGATGATGGTACCAAAAGAACAATATCCTGGTCGTTATTATTAATATACTAGCTGGCTGCTCGATCCTCCTCGATGTCATCACATCAAAACATATGATCTACCTGTCGCAAACCAAACTTTGCATGGTACGTATTAGCATCACGCGAATCAACACTCAGCTTGTTAATCGTACCGGCACGCCAAGTACGATATCTTATGAGGCTGTACTACCTTTTTTCAAACTTGTTAATTCACAAGATAGATGGATGCCCGTAATTTCAGCAACTTGTCCCTCCTCCAATCCGAAAGAATAACAGGGACCGGAGATACTTTGCTCGACTCGCGCATCACGCCCTCCCCTGATGCTTTTCCCGGCAGGATAATAGAAAGTTCGGCTTCGCAATCATGGCCTCGGTTTCTTAGCCTCCCTTGTTCCAATCGGCCGGGCGATACAGTACTGCTAGCAGCAACCAGTACACATCAATTAGTTGCTACTGGTGGTGTTCCTCATCCGTTCGGCCATTTTTCTGGGAAAATTTAGGGCCAGGTCGTCGCGGCACTGCACCATCAGCTTGTAGTAAAGTAATATAGCCTGCAATCCTGCATCGAGCCGCCATGCCTCGACCTTGTCTTTGGCTCCCTGCTTAACGGTAAGAGTATCCTCTTCGGCACTTAGGTATCTCTATCTTTTTTTAAGGGGGTAGGTATCTCTATCTCATGACAGTGAAACTGGTGGTGCGAGTGATAATCCTCGATGCGATCCTGATGCCTATTTTAATCGGCAGTACACGCAAATGAGTTTGTATTGTACTGTTCTGATTTTCTGAACCGCGCAGCGGATTGCATGGATTAAGACTCGTAACTGGTGACCGATGGCCTTGTTCGACGAAGCAATGATCGGCCTTCCCAATCAGGATAGAGATACTGATAAAAAGGATGTACCCAGTGCGAAAACTTATATGTATAAGGTGGGATCTGAAGAATGGAATTTCTATACAGTCTTATCTTTACCCttgcaaaattcttttaaaattcGATACTGATGTGGAATATTAATCGGCAGTACACGCAAATGAGTTTGAATTGTTCTGAACTTGTGATTTTCTGAACAGCGTATAGCAGCTTGCATGGATCAAGGCTCGTAGTCGTAACCGATGGCCTTGTTCGACGAAGCAAAGATCGGCCTTCCCAATCATTTTCGCCATTGGATGACAGATTGGCTGCGCCTTTCTGGCTTCAAATCATTTTGCGAGCAAGCATGGACGGGATGGCCATTCCTCTTTCTTTGAACTGTTTCCGACCACTTGATCCAGCTCTCCACTGTCCCACGAATCCACGATCATTCAGTCATGGTTGCTGTCGCCGTCTCGGTGATCACAATTACTTTCCACAAGAAAGATCTTGGTGGTCACAACAAAATAGTTAGTTCCAGGAACTTTCAGCCCCTGTCCCTATCCGCGCATTTTAGATCTAATCCGTGTATGCACAACAAAAGtcatttttctttatttcttttgtaTGGTATGGCTTATTACTTTTATCGTTGTGTGTTTCTAATCCGTGTCTGCACAGCCTTTAGTATCTAGATTTTGTTCGTATCAACGTGCACGGCGCAGGACACACCGTGGCCTCGCCGGCGACAGAGCAAACGAACCACCCACGACGGGGCACCCCAGAGAGACGGGTCCGAGGAGGGAACCCGCAATCCCACAGCACCACGAGCTCAAAGACCAGCACTACTAGCTCTGGACTTTGGAGTCGGCCAGCCGGGAGGGTGTTTTTTGGCGTTCCCCTTTCCACACGTCGCCGCGGCTTGAAccaggacgacgacgccggcggccggtcAAACGCCACCAGGGACAGGGCACGGCCGGCCACGCAGACCGCATCATCCGCCCTGGCCCAACGGCCACCACCGCGTCGCCATGCCAACCTCTCTCTCGCACCCCGTCAGCCGAACCGCGTGGGACGCTACCCAGCCTACCATCCCGATCGGGTCGGTGCGTCCCCGTTTGACCGTTGAaacgcgccgcccgccgtcggatCCGGCGGGACTTCCCATCGCCGCCGTCCGTAGCAGCGCCCCTGCCCACGCTTCGCTCAAGTGGaaatcgggggggggggggggggggggggggggggggggggggtggtcACGCAGTAGTCTACTCCGGCTCGCTTTCTCGTAACCTTCCTCAGCTGGATGAAGTCCGTCTGGGCCTCCCGGGGGTTGCAGGCCAGCAGCAACGCCCAACGCCCGCTCTGGCCTCTAGCCGCCGCCCCCTCTTTTATAAATCCCTCGCCAGCGCTTCCTCTTTTGACAAATCGGTCGAGAGGGGGTGGGGGAAGACGATAAAGTCAATCTGCTTGATTTGGGTTGGGCTCGTGCTTGCGAGGAgtgagaaggcggcggcgtcttcttcttctccgaggGGGGTAAGTTAGCTAGAGGGGAGAGGAGCGAGGATGAGCGGAGGAGGCATGGACGGGGCTCCGCCGGTCGCCGAGTTCCGGCCGACGGTGACGCACGGCGGCCGGTTCCTCCAGTACAACATCTTCGGCAACCTGTTCGAGATCACCAACAAATACCAGCCGCCCATCATGCCCATCGGCCGCGGCGCCTACGGGATCGTCTGGTACGTTCTCTGTTCGACCCTTGCGGCTAATCGATTTGTTGCGAGTTGCGAAGCTGGTTGCAGATGATTGGCAGGTGTTAGGGTTATTAGTTCATAGGAGGATGGTCATCGGGTCATGGATTGATAGGGCCAATCATTtccttttcttaaaaaatactAGAGTGAGTGCTGCAGTTGAAGCAGGTTCGGTTAAATTTAGTATCGCAGTGGTTGGTGAGCTCTCGAATCGAATGAATACTTCACCTTTTATTAGGAGTGGTTGATTTtgttctgaaaaagaaaaattccgTACGGATGCGCGCAGCTCGGTGATGAACTTCGAGACGAGGGAGATGGTGGCGATCAAGAAGATCGCCAGCGCTTTCGATAACCACATGGACGCCAAGCGCACGCTCCGGGAGATCAAGCTGCTCCGGCACCTCGACCACGAGAACGTAAGCACGCATaaagcacgcgcgcgcgcgcgccgtgaTTTGCGTTTCAGTTACACGATGATGTGTGGGACTGAATCTGACGCCGGGCATGGAAAAACAACAGATCATAGGCATCCGGGACGTGatcccgccgccgatcccgCAGGCGTTCAACGATGTGTACATCGGCACCGAGCTCATGGACACGGACCTCCACCACATCATCCGCTCCAACCAGGAGCTCTCGGAGGAGCACTGCCAGGTAACTACTAGCTGAAAAGCTGTGATCGCACGCAAAACTGTTGTTAATTGATGACAGAACTAGTCAGACAAGACGCCATCGACGGTGTCGCCGTCAGCTTGCTAACGATCTGACGGAGTAATCTCTGTACGTGTCGGCCGTCGTCTTGCAGTACTTCCTGTACCAGATCCTGCGCGGGCTCAAGTACATCCACTCGGCCAACGTGATCCACCGCGACCTGAAGCCCAGCAACCTGCTGCTGAACGCCAACTGCGACCTCAAGATCTGCGACTTCGGGCTGGCCCGGCCGTCCTCCGAGAGCGACATGATGACGGAGTACGTGGTGACGCGGTGGTACCGcgcccccgagctcctgctcaaCTCCACTGACTACTCGGCCGCCATCGACGTCTGGTCCGTCGGCTGCATCTTCATGGAGCTCATCAACCGCCAGCCCCTCTTCCCCGGCCGCGACCACATGCACCAGATGCGCCTCATCACCGAGGTAACTTTCGGCGTCTCGGGTTGCACGATGGCATTTCAGTATTTCACTCGTGTATCTCTGACGCCTTCGacctatcatcatcatcatcggcaGGTGATCGGGACGCCGACGGATGAGGAGCTCGGGTTCATCCGGAACGAGGACGCGCGCAAGTACATGCGGCACCTGCCGCAGTTCCCGCGGCGGCCGTTCGCGAGCCTGTTCCCGAGGGTGCAGCCCGTGGCGCTGGACCTCATCGAGCGGATGCTCACCTTCAACCCGCTGCAGAGGATCACAGGTCAGCCacaccggctcgccgccgcggttttgatttgcttttcttttatcctcGTGCAACTCGTGCGGCTGCTGAATCTTTGGGTATACTCCACGTGCGGTTTTCTATTCTTGCGTGTTGACCGGTGGTAGAATCACTGTTCACTACCATATTGACGTCGGTGGTTAGTAGTACGTGAGGGCCACTGGCTACCCTTGTGTATAGGCAAGGAAACACTGGCACATTTCCGGGTTGGCATCAAGTAGACATGGTACTGGCGGCCTCCGGTCAAAGAAAGAGGCGTGCCCTGAGCTAGGTCTGTCCGTCCAATTTTGAGTAGCTTGACTGTTCTGGTCAGGTTCAAATGCAATCTTCTTTGTCCAAAGTAGAAACATTTAATAATCCGCAGGGTTTTGTCAGGGTTTCCGGTCAGGGTTGGGTAGGTTTCTTCGTTGAATTGAGACCATAACAGTCTAACGGAAAAGGGCGGCGTCACTTCTGTCATTCTGTCATGAAACATTTAAGCGCTATACCCTTGTATTTAAGGTCCACTGCTAGTTCGCTACTTGCTAGCATGAATCTCACTTTTGTTCAGTTTGTTGCCTACCGTTCAACTGATAGAACAATATCCCAGTGGGCTTGCAAATTTGCAGCTAAAAAGCTGATCCACAGCAAGTTAGTACAAGACAAAAGAGAGTAGTagaaattattatttttttaaaaacaaatcAAGCAGGAGAAacgccgattatattaaaaagaagaataaactCAGACCAGGCAAAAAAcgaaaaaacaacaaaaaaaaacaacgaATACCGGCCAGTTGGATTGGACATCAATCCGCGTTGTACCACGCCAACGTACTACTGAAAACACAACatcggccggttggattggggcATCAACCGGACCTCTCTCAACTCTGCCTGGTCGAATTAGGATATCGACACAAGCCTCAACAAAAGACTCTGCTCGATCGGATTGGTACATCGATCCGGGCCTCAACTCAAACTCACGCGCAGACAACATGGTTGGTCAAAAGGGGGCAGCGGCACCACCATGACACTCCACAACACCGGTGCTCGTGCACCAACAGCAACACCATCACCAGGGCACAAGACTGATAGAGGATAACCCGTCATTACCGACAATGTCCCACATCAGGCCAGCCACTGCTATGCAGGGCTAGCCGCCGTGGTTCGCTGCAGGCCGTGTAGCTATCGAGCCATCAGATCCGCTTGCGCTTCCAAACGAAGTTGTCCTACATCGGACTAAACTCACCAAGCAAGGCTAGCCGCTGTAGAATGCTGCAAGCCGTCGAACCAATACAGGAGCAGCTGTCTCCGGACATCAACTGCCAACCACGTCCCCCGAGATCTGGTTGTACACTGTGGCACCAAGCAGCCTCGCCTCATCGAGGAAAGCAGGGTGCTGGCAGTGCATCTGGCAGCCATCAGAGGATCACCTCCACGCAGGTCTCTTTAGTGAAGCAGATCTGTCAGCCACCCCGTACCACGCCAGCCACATGCCAAATTCGTGGTCACAACTGGCGCACGGCTCCTCCCTACCGTCGCCCTCATGCCAAGCAGAAGTCTTGCCCTCTAGACACCGTTTCAAACATCTACTTCCAGTCGCCTTCCGCCACCGCGGGCATCCGCACCTTAAGTCATTGACTAGGCCTCCACCCATTCCACCACGAGGCCCAAATCCACCATGGTCGGAGCTTCGCATCGACACAGCCGCCGCCATGCGTGATCGCTCGCCGCCAAACAAACAGGGAAGCTATCGGGGCGCTGCCCACcaccatcagaactccgaagatGACACCTTCAAGAAGGACACGATGCTAGCTGcgctgtcgccgcccgcccaaAAAACTTAAGCAAGGTTTTCACCTAGAGTTTCCGAGAACGACGCGAGGAGAGTGACATGACAACGTCGCTAACAGGAAATTGCGGTGCCCAAAGCGTCGCCGTTGTCAACCCGGCACACTGAGCATGACTTTCGTCCAACACCTCCCCCGAGCAGCTGCCACAAACTTCCCCACCCGTCATGGCTACACCAACACAAACACCTCCCTGCAACCGCCCCGTCACCAACCAGCCGCCTTAGCGCGACCGCCACCGCATCCTCCCTCGCGCGTAGGCATCGCCGCGCAGTCACCACCCAACCCGCACGCCGTTGTGGTGCGGTCTCCTCCTCGCCCTgtgcgccgccgaggccgcacGGCCTCCCTCCTTGTAGAAATTGCTATTGCCACAAGACAAACCTTTTGTACATTCCTTAAGAGAAACTGTGTAACTATTCTTGTTTTTCGTTCTGTATATTTTAAATCTTATGCATCCGAGTCATCAAAGTGGTCCTTGCTGAGGAGAGAGCTCTATATGCATTCAAGTTTGTGTCCGTGCCTTTGCATTTCCACTTATCTTCAATTTGCAGTGTTGCTGCTTTGCTCCATCCTCCCTTATTTATGCCTGCTTTGGAGCTTTCTCCGCATTGCTTTTGTCGAAGTGGCGATGACCACTATGTGCAGAATAAACACGTTCGATatgaaaagaaacaaacactaCAGAATTACAGATAATCTAAGTACTGACTCCAGACTTTGGTTCAGACTCCTGTACCGTGTTCAGACTAGCAGAGTTTTAGCTCAGAGAATTCGTTAAGGTCCAGGTCTCATGTCTGACTAATTTCAGTTCTCACCGAAATTTCTTTTGCCGTGCAGTTGAAGAGGCGCTGGACCACCCGTACCTGGAGCGATTACACGACATCGCTGACGAGCCCATCTGCACGGATCCGTTCTCGTTCGACTTCGAGCAGCAGGCTCTGACTGAGGACCAAATGAAGCAGCTAATTTTCAACGAGGCCATCGAAATGAACCCGAATTTCCGATATTAGATTGGATCCCCAGATGTACGGTTCACATCTATGCATGTTGTTTGTAAATAGGAGTAAGATTTAAGAGCCGGGTAGACTGAACATTgcatttgtttgtttgttgatGTTCGAGCCCACCATCCTGTCAGTGTAATGCTGTGTAAGCTGTTCCTACTAGTTTCAGGCGTCGCTGTAATCTATTGTACCAAGAATAAAAGGTTTGGAGCATGATTTTCGAATTTCGAGCATACCGACTCTCAATTTTGTCTGCTAACTTAACGAGTGCAACGTTAACGAGTGCAGCGTAGATTTAGAGTCAGAGCACACAGAGAGGGCAGTACCATGGGCTTGTTTGGAACTAGCTTGTGCAAGACGCCTCAAGTATTGAAAAGTTCCAGTCCTAAAAAAAGAAGTTTTGAAAAGTTCCATAAACCATTAATACTTTTAAAACTTTGCACATACTGCATGTTATGGTACAAATCCATGTTGTTTAATTCAAATTAGAATGATAAATTTCAGGTACGTAAGCACTACTTGCCTATGTTAGTAAAGCTAAAGCTAGACATGTTCATTAGAATGACAAATTTCAGATACGTGAGGACTACTTGCCTATGTTCGTAAAGCTAGACAGACAGCCTGGTGCCTCAAGGGTGATGAAGCGAGTGATCACAGAGTAATGTCCCAAGCCGAACTGTGGAGCTTAACTAGACGGGAAAGCAGGCGTGTCAGTAGCTCAGAACCAGATTGCTCCAAATAAACCTTCGAGCCAAGACATCTATTCCGCCTCAAAATGCTCAACCAGTCTACACGCCACCACAAAGAATCAGTACAAAGAGCACAACCAATCAAGCACACAACTCAGAGAACGATACCAACGGAAACCAGATCCAAGAACAAGGCAGAACAATATCTCAGGCATGCACCGATTCAAACATGGTTTAAGGCACCAGAACGTACTGCATTCACAAGATAGATCATAGATCTTGTAGTTTCAGTGGCTTACAGCATCAGAGTCTAGCCAAACGGACCACATTCAAACATCGACAAGTACCTAGAACATCCAGGGCGACGAATTTATTACAGAGAAG is a genomic window containing:
- the LOC117837485 gene encoding mitogen-activated protein kinase 5 isoform X1, whose product is MSGGGMDGAPPVAEFRPTVTHGGRFLQYNIFGNLFEITNKYQPPIMPIGRGAYGIVCSVMNFETREMVAIKKIASAFDNHMDAKRTLREIKLLRHLDHENIIGIRDVIPPPIPQAFNDVYIGTELMDTDLHHIIRSNQELSEEHCQYFLYQILRGLKYIHSANVIHRDLKPSNLLLNANCDLKICDFGLARPSSESDMMTEYVVTRWYRAPELLLNSTDYSAAIDVWSVGCIFMELINRQPLFPGRDHMHQMRLITEVTFGVSGCTMAFQYFTRVSLTPSTYHHHHRQVIGTPTDEELGFIRNEDARKYMRHLPQFPRRPFASLFPRVQPVALDLIERMLTFNPLQRITVEEALDHPYLERLHDIADEPICTDPFSFDFEQQALTEDQMKQLIFNEAIEMNPNFRY
- the LOC117837485 gene encoding mitogen-activated protein kinase 5 isoform X2, with the protein product MSGGGMDGAPPVAEFRPTVTHGGRFLQYNIFGNLFEITNKYQPPIMPIGRGAYGIVCSVMNFETREMVAIKKIASAFDNHMDAKRTLREIKLLRHLDHENIIGIRDVIPPPIPQAFNDVYIGTELMDTDLHHIIRSNQELSEEHCQYFLYQILRGLKYIHSANVIHRDLKPSNLLLNANCDLKICDFGLARPSSESDMMTEYVVTRWYRAPELLLNSTDYSAAIDVWSVGCIFMELINRQPLFPGRDHMHQMRLITEVIGTPTDEELGFIRNEDARKYMRHLPQFPRRPFASLFPRVQPVALDLIERMLTFNPLQRITVEEALDHPYLERLHDIADEPICTDPFSFDFEQQALTEDQMKQLIFNEAIEMNPNFRY
- the LOC117836772 gene encoding arogenate dehydratase 2 isoform X2, giving the protein MAPTACLRLPFLPARARGHSATSPSSRRPALTLKCSAAANGDSSKPNSISISPTSPPRGTVVDGVESVDVNGLRRPPVPVSGLTVPGARDPHWLRRPLTSADVMEVNGKGLKVAYQGCPGAYSEAAARKAYPNCETVPCEHFDTAFQAVQNWVADRAVLPLENSLGGSIHRNYDLLLRHSLHIVGEVRLAVRHCLLANPGVEIENLKSAMSHPQALAQCEHTLTGLGIEHREAVDDTAGAAKFVAEQMLQDTGAIASSLAAKLYGLDVLAENIQDDKDNVTRFMMLAREPIIPRTDKPFKTSIVFSLEEGPGQLFKALAVFALREINLTKIESRPHKERPLRVSDDCLIKNFDYLFYVDLEASMADPKTQNALGNLKEFATFLRVLGSYPTDVNEP
- the LOC117837485 gene encoding mitogen-activated protein kinase 5 isoform X3, whose product is MNFETREMVAIKKIASAFDNHMDAKRTLREIKLLRHLDHENIIGIRDVIPPPIPQAFNDVYIGTELMDTDLHHIIRSNQELSEEHCQYFLYQILRGLKYIHSANVIHRDLKPSNLLLNANCDLKICDFGLARPSSESDMMTEYVVTRWYRAPELLLNSTDYSAAIDVWSVGCIFMELINRQPLFPGRDHMHQMRLITEVIGTPTDEELGFIRNEDARKYMRHLPQFPRRPFASLFPRVQPVALDLIERMLTFNPLQRITVEEALDHPYLERLHDIADEPICTDPFSFDFEQQALTEDQMKQLIFNEAIEMNPNFRY
- the LOC117836772 gene encoding arogenate dehydratase 2 isoform X1, coding for MAPTACLRLPFLPARARGHSATSPSSRRPALTLKCSAAANGDSSKPNSISISPTSPPRGTVVDGVESVDVNGLRRPPVPVSGLTVPGARDPHWLRRPLTSADVMEVNGKGLKVAYQGCPGAYSEAAARKAYPNCETVPCEHFDTAFQAVQNWVADRAVLPLENSLGGSIHRNYDLLLRHSLHIVGEVRLAVRHCLLANPGVEIENLKSAMSHPQALAQCEHTLTGLGIEHREAVDDTAGAAKFVAEQMLQDTGAIASSLAAKLYGLDVLAENIQDDKDNVTRFMMLAREPIIPRTDKPFKTSIVFSLEEGPGQLFKALAVFALREINLTKIESRPHKERPLRVSDDCLINRNFDYLFYVDLEASMADPKTQNALGNLKEFATFLRVLGSYPTDVNEP